One Gossypium raimondii isolate GPD5lz chromosome 3, ASM2569854v1, whole genome shotgun sequence genomic window carries:
- the LOC105795317 gene encoding protein RER1A-like isoform X1: MEGIGGDGASVASPMPQWGHDAWRMYQYYLDKSTPHTTYRWIGTLVIVAIYCLRVYYVQGFYIIAYGLGIYLLNLLIGFLSPLVDPELEGSDGPLLPTKGSDEFKPFIRRLPEFKFWYSMTKAFCIAFIMTFFSVFDVPVFWPILLCYWIVLFVLTMRRQIGHMIKYKYIPFSIGKQKYSGKKGSASSSGSRGD, from the exons ATGGAAGGAATCGGAGGGGACGGTGCATCGGTGGCATCACCGATGCCTCAATGGGGACATGATGCTTGGAGGATGTATCAGTATTATCTAGATAAGTCGACTCCTCATACGACTTATAGGTGGATCGGAACCCTTGTTATAGTAGCTATCTATTGTTTGCGGGTCTATTACGTTCAAGGGTTTTACATAATCGCGTACGGTCTAGGGATTTACCTGCTGAATTTGCTAATTGGGTTTTTGTCTCCTTTGGTTGATCCTGAACTCGAAGGTTCCGATGGACCTTTGTTGCCAACAAAAGGTTCAGACGAGTTCAAGCCGTTTATTCGTAGGCTACCCGAGTTTAAGTTCtg GTACTCCATGACCAAGGCTTTCTGCATAGCATTTATCATGACTTTCTTCTCTGTATTCGATGTTCCCGTCTTTTGGCCTATACTACTTTGTTATTGGATCGTTCTCTTCGTTCTTACAATGAGGCGTCAAATCGGACATATGATCAAATACAAGTATATCCCATTCAGCATCGGAAAACAG AAATATTCCGGTAAGAAAGGTTCTGCTAGTAGCAGTGGTTCTCGTGGGGATTGA
- the LOC105795317 gene encoding protein RER1B-like isoform X2, whose translation MEGIGGPPMPQWGHDAWRMYQYYLDKSTPHTTYRWIGSLVIVAIYCLRVYSDQGFYIFVFGLGIYLLNLLFGFGFLSPLVDPELEGSDGPLLPIKRSDEFKPFIRRLPEFKFWYSMTNAFCIAFVMTFFSVFDAPVFWPILLCYGIVLFVITMRRLIGHMIKYKYIPFSIGKQKYSGKKGSASSSGSRGD comes from the exons ATGGAAGGAATCGGAGGGCCACCGATGCCTCAATGGGGACATGATGCTTGGAGGATGTATCAGTATTATCTAGATAAGTCGACTCCTCATACGACTTATAGGTGGATCGGATCCCTTGTTATAGTAGCTATCTATTGTTTGCGGGTCTATTCCGATCAAGGGTTTTACATATTCGTGTTCGGTCTAGGGATTTACCTACTGAATTTGCTATTTGGATTTGGGTTTTTGTCTCCTTTGGTTGATCCTGAACTCGAAGGTTCCGATGGACCTTTGTTGCCAATAAAACGTTCAGACGAGTTCAAGCCGTTTATTCGTAGGCTACCCGAGTTTAAGTTCtg GTACTCCATGACCAACGCTTTCTGCATAGCATTTGTCATGACTTTCTTCTCTGTATTCGATGCTCCCGTCTTTTGGCCTATACTACTTTGTTATGGGATCGTTCTCTTCGTTATTACAATGAGGCGTCTAATCGGACATATGATCAAATACAAGTATATCCCATTCAGCATCGGAAAACAG AAATATTCCGGTAAGAAAGGTTCTGCTAGTAGCAGTGGTTCTCGTGGGGATTGA
- the LOC105795317 gene encoding protein RER1B-like isoform X3 → MEGIGGPPMPQWGHDAWRMYQYYLDKSTPHTTYRWIGSLVIVAIYCLRVYSDQGFYIFVFGLGIYLLNLLFGFGFLSPLVDPELEGSDGPLLPIKRSDEFKPFIRRLPEFKFWYSMTNAFCIAFVMTFFSVFDAPVFWPILLCYGIVLFVITMRRLIGHMIKYKYIPFSIGKQKYSGKKGSASSSGSRED, encoded by the exons ATGGAAGGAATCGGAGGGCCACCGATGCCTCAATGGGGACATGATGCTTGGAGGATGTATCAGTATTATCTAGATAAGTCGACTCCTCATACGACTTATAGGTGGATCGGATCCCTTGTTATAGTAGCTATCTATTGTTTGCGGGTCTATTCCGATCAAGGGTTTTACATATTCGTGTTCGGTCTAGGGATTTACCTACTGAATTTGCTATTTGGATTTGGGTTTTTGTCTCCTTTGGTTGATCCTGAACTCGAAGGTTCCGATGGACCTTTGTTGCCAATAAAACGTTCAGACGAGTTCAAGCCGTTTATTCGTAGGCTACCCGAGTTTAAGTTCtg GTACTCCATGACCAACGCTTTCTGCATAGCATTTGTCATGACTTTCTTCTCTGTATTCGATGCTCCCGTCTTTTGGCCTATACTACTTTGTTATGGGATCGTTCTCTTCGTTATTACAATGAGGCGTCTAATCGGACATATGATCAAATACAAGTATATCCCATTCAGCATCGGAAAACAG aAATATTCCGGTAAGAAAGGTTCTGCTAGTAGCAGTGGTTCTCGTGAGGATTGA
- the LOC105795318 gene encoding glucose-1-phosphate adenylyltransferase large subunit 1, translated as MDSCCVAFKPNSPLLNTRNGYGNGDIKNTFLGERTRGSVWFNQLSNTLRGDDKKENKIKSGVSAVLTSDTPREAVTLKPRRFERPRVDPKNVASIILGGGAGTRLFPLTKRAATPAVPVGGCYKLIDIPMSNCINSGINKIFVLTQFNSASLNRHLARTYYGNGINFGDGFVEVLAATQTSGEAGKKWFQGTADAVRQFIWLFEDAKNRDVENILILCGDHLYRMDYMEFLQSHVDNNADITISCVPVDNSRASDYGLVKMDGRGRIVQFAEKPKGADLKAMQTDTTLLGLSPQEAMKSPYIASMGVYVFRTDVLLKLLRWRYPTSNDFGSEIIPAAVMEYDVQAYIFKDYWEDIGTIRSFYEANLALTEEFPRFEFYDPKTPFYTSPRYLPPTKIDKCRIKDAIISHGCFLRECSVQHSIVGERSRLDYGVELQDTVMLGADYYQTEPEIASLLAEGKVPIGIGRNSKIRNCIIDKNAKIGKDVVIVNKDGVEEADRPEEGFYIRSGLTIIMEKATIADGTVI; from the exons ATGGATTCATGTTGTGTAGCTTTTAAACCCAATTCTCCTTTATTGAATACAAGAAATGGCTATGGCAATGGagatattaaaaatacatttttaggGGAAAGAACAAGAGGGAGTGTTTGGTTCAATCAGCTCTCAAACACATTGAGAGGTGATGATAAGAaggaaaataagataaaatctGGTGTTTCTGCTGTTCTTACATCAGATACACCAAGGGAAGCTGTG ACATTGAAACCACGTCGGTTTGAAAGACCAAGAGTTGACCCCAAAAATGTAGCTTCAATCATATTAGGAGGTGGTGCAGGGACTCGTCTTTTTCCACTTACTAAAAGGGCTGCTACACCTGCT GTTCCAGTCGGAGGATGTTATAAGCTGATTGATATTCCAATGAGTAATTGTATCAATAGTGGGATCAACAAGATTTTTGTTTTGACTCAGTTCAACTCGGCTTCCCTTAATCGTCACCTTGCTCGTACATATTATGGCAATGGTATCAATTTTGGAGATGGTTTTGTCGAG GTTCTGGCAGCGACTCAAACATCGGGAGAAGCAGGGAAGAAATGGTTCCAAGGAACCGCTGATGCTGTGAGACAATTCATTTGGTTATTTGAG GATGCAAAGAATAGGGATGTCGAGAATATACTTATCTTGTGCGGTGATCATCTTTATCGAATGGATTATATGGAGTTTCTACAG AGTCACGTCGACAATAATGCTGATATTACAATCTCGTGTGTGCCAGTGGACAACAG CCGTGCATCGGATTATGGACTGGTGAAGATGGATGGAAGGGGTCGTATTGTCCAGTTTGCTGAAAAACCAAAGGGTGCCGATTTGAAAGCAATG CAAACTGATACCACACTTCTCGGGTTGTCTCCCCAAGAAGCTATGAAATCTCCTTACATTGCATCTATGGGAGTTTACGTATTTAGGACAGATGTGTTATTAAAGCTTCTAAGATGGAGATATCCGACTTCAAATGACTTCGGGTCCGAAATCATTCCTGCTGCTGTCATGGAGTATGATGTCCAG GCATATATTTTCAAAGACTACTGGGAAGATATCGGAACGATCAGATCATTTTATGAAGCCAATTTGGCCCTCACTGAAGAG TTTCCgagatttgaattttatgatCCAAAGACACCTTTCTATACATCTCCCCGTTACTTACCACCAACCAAAATCGACAAATGCAGG ATTAAAGATGCAATAATCTCCCATGGATGCTTCTTACGAGAATGCAGTGTCCAACACTCGATAGTTGGTGAACGCTCGCGTTTGGACTATGGTGTTGAGCTTCAG GACACGGTAATGTTGGGAGCAGACTATTACCAAACTGAACCCGAAATTGCTTCTCTATTGGCAGAGGGTAAGGTCCCGATTGGAATTGGACGCAATAGTAAAATCAG GAACTGCATTATTGACAAGAATGCTAAGATTGGAAAAGATGTGGTCATTGTGAACAAAGAT GGTGTTGAAGAAGCAGATAGACCAGAAGAAGGATTTTACATAAGGTCAGGTTTAACCATCATAATGGAGAAGGCAACCATAGCAGATGGCACAGTTATATAA